The DNA window GACTTAGGGTTTCCCACTGTGCTGGCCAGATTTCTAACGTGAGCCTGCTAAACATGTGTGAGTCCCGAGGGACATGCATCAGCCCATGCTCTTACACCTCCTGACTGATCCTTCGGCATCGACAGTGGGCCCCCAGGCACACACACATgggttttaaaaatgcatctatTGTGGGTGAAATTCAGGTGGTTTATTAGAAAACATAGCCTTCTCTCTACAGGCACATTAAACACAAACGTGATTTGGGTAAACATCAGAGATAATAACAAGGAGAGcgtatatatttctatatatgaatataaaattttattggGCATTTAACTATTAACTACtaataaaaatcaacatttgCTAAGAGACACCGTGCACCATTTCCAGCCACAGTTGTGAGAGAAATCAGTGTGAGAACTGTAGGCAAACACTTGTTCTTAAGGGAGACAAAGGTTGCAGAAATATATAACCTAATTTTACGATGACTAACTAAAAATTCATTGCCTTCACACTAATGACATCAATAACAGTAGAATATATggaaactggaggaaaaatatAGCTCTTGCTGTTAAATGATTTTACCTGAGCACCAGCTGCTGCATTCTGTATTAAGTTGTTGTTCGGATTTGCAATCCAGAATGTGCTGACAGCcctgaaaaaatcaaaatcaaaatgaTCCCAAGCAGTTACTGAACAGGAAGGGATACATTTTCATAGCACTGCACTGGACTTGAGCCACAACTCTCCTGTTGACTTTAAAACTCCACACAACCTTTTTAATGATActctttaaggaaaagaaaccatCTAGTGATGTCAGACATGTTCATTTTTGGAGCCACATGCTGAACCTATTGTAAATTATATGAGGCCGTTAACACAAAATCCATGCTCTGTTAAATGCAGCTTAAGGAAAcacaatgtctttttttttttttaaagttaagcaGCTTTGGAAAGTGTCTGAAAAGTGaacttctggtttgttttggggagTCTGAGGGCAATGGCAGGAGGTAAGGGATTCTCTATGGATTTATGAAGCTTctacatggaaaacaaaacaaatgtccTTGCAAGCCGCAAGTGGCTCGTTAAGTAGGAGATTAAGGAGATATTCTTTTGACATTTGTTCAAATAAGGAGTTTTTGCTTGGGAGGGAAGATCAATAGTGGCACAAACAGACGCCAGATAATAGCTATTAAAAtcttattatttgttttcttagttCATTTGATAACATCTTTTGCAGTAATGAAGATCACATGTAAAAACACTGTAAATCTTTTCTCATGACCATACCAATTAATTTGATCATTCTAAGCAGAAAATCTCAGTTAATTTTATCCACCTTAGCTACTATATAGTCAAGAATCCATAATCCTTTGGATTAACAGAGGCACTAAATAGGtgcaaaataaatctgtattaaCCATACAATCAACATTAGCACTTCaacaataatttatttatgcaaattaaaataagtCGGGTTTGGCCACTGCAtccttttccagaaaacatgaaaatacaaatttccttTGCTAAACTACATTGTTACTCGCAAACACTAGCCAGGCCCATACCTGGGTCCACTGAGTGCCCATGTTACAGCTCATTGGTCTCCAAAATAGAAGCTAACTTTGGTCAGCTATATCTGGATACTGTTTATTGTTAAATGATGCTCACTGTAGTTTATGCTAATCTCTACATTCTCACTAAGTCTCCTGATGTACTCTAGATATTCATGCACTCATGTACTATTGACCAATTTACTTCAGATGCTCCAGCCCCAATTCAGCCTTggtgaaaaaggcaaaaacgCCCTTTGTAGTAAGTGATATTTTTGCCAGCCTATACCAGCGCTGAAGCGACTTGCATTTATCAGACGGAGTTCATGGAGCCTTCAACATCCTACTTAAAGAGAATTGAAAGGGGTTCAGAAATGAGCAAAGTGCTCTAATATATTTACGATTCTCAGGAAACGGTGACAGGGATAACAAGCAGCAAATATTCCTTGCTTAGGATTCATGCAGGTGTTAACAGATGTCTTCACAAGCAAAACAGGGTCAAGCagctaaattattttcaaatgagaaGTGATAGAAAAAGctacaatttttcatttaatatcaTTTAATATCGCTGGAGTGAGTCCTAtgaagggcagcaaagctggtgaagggtctggagaacaagtcttatgaggagcagctgagggacctggggttgtttagtctggagaaaaggaggctgaggggagaccttattgctgtctacaactacctgaaaggaggttgtagtgaggtggatgttagtctcttttcccagttaacaaatgataggacgagaggaaacggcctcaagttgtgcgAGGGGAGTTCTAGattggatatgaggaaaaatttcttcactgaaagggttgtcaagcattggaacaggctgcccagggaagtggtggagtcaccatccctcgaggtatttaaaagacatgtagatgtcgtgcttagggatattgtttagtggtgtacttggtagtgttagggtaatggttggactcgatgatcttaaaggtcttttccaaccaaaacgattctatgagtctatgaaaTAACACCTTTCAAAAGTTTCACCACAGCATTCCTTGGAACACAGCTATAAAACACAACGTAAGTGCAAAACCTCACTACAGCTCCCGGAGCACTTACATGCAGTCGGTGCTCGGCACAGGAACGTAATCCCCATAGACGTGGCTGCGGATGGCGAGGCACATAGCCTCATTGCGATCCGAAGGCAAGATCGTCCCTGACCTCGTGAGGAGGCCCAAGTTGTGATAGAATGTATTGCGTTGCTCCGTCCCATCTTCGAGGAAGAAACAGTGCCCCAAAGTGTCATAGCCAATGGTGTCTTTTACCTGGAAAAAAGTATAGAGGCCATAGATTGCAATGCCAACAGCAGTAGGAACCATAACTGATGTGCTTTCCTTATCAATAAATTCCCGAAACACTCCCAGAGTGGTTTTGCCACCCCTCTGCCCAGCAGTGCCTCCACAGGCTTCTGTCCCGGAGCTAACTCAAACTACATGCAGTTTGCTTAACTGTGGACTGATCTTATACAGCAAAACAGCTATTAAAATTGCTCCGAGGAAGATCACATgcataattaaagaaaaattgcaaaatacTGGATTTAAAACTGCCCTCAGCTCTAGGAGAGAATATTCGATTCAGTGCCATGGAGTAAATAACTGTATAAAGATACGCATGTCTTGCATGAGAAACCAACAAGTTAGCCTGGTTAAATTTTCATGACTGCAACACTTcccaaataaaataagaaattctttaaaatgcacCACATGAAGTAATTTATATTAACAtagtttctgttctttctcctctgctctcagaaAGTGCAGGGCCATGTCATTCCTGTAATGATCAGCCTGGGCAGAGATGGTATTTTACTGTTTCAGCCTATTTAAGATTAACTGACATGCACAGGGGTATTGCATTAAACCCTAATTTGACCAAGAGGACTTAGCACAAGCCTCCTTTGATGTACAGTCTTATGAAGACAAATTGAGAAATCcttcttttaaatgtaaatactaAATCAGGCTAGTTAAAATGCCAGCTATTTGTTACTAAATCTTATTGAAACCTAACTTTGTACTCAAATGATCCCTGTCAGTGTATTTATTCACTCTTCAGGCATACAAAATTCCTGTTGACATCAGAGTTATGTCTATGTAAGACTGCAAGATTAACTAATGTTATCCTACTTGGTTATTTCTGTATACAGAGGGATACTTGAACGAAATCCATTTCAGATTCATATCCTGTGGTTTCCCCTTAATGGGCTGGAACCATACATAACATCTGGAGTCACAAACAGTATAGCCCCCATAGGTATAGCTCTACTGGATTTCATTGCTTTCCCCACAGTCACCCCTCAAACTTGTCATCTGCTGCTCTTGTTTCTGCCCTAATGAGGTGTTCaacagaaagttaaaaataaggCACAACACAACCAGGTACCCAGCTCCTAACTGACAGTGTTTTGGAAATCCACTGAGACCCTGCACACAGGTGGAGTAGCTCGGAGTAAGCTACGAGGAGGGTAACAGAGAACCTACATGCAGCGGCACTGAACGTGTCCCTaccagctgagcctgggaaatACAGATAGGAAATGTATTTAGATAAAAATACAAGTCTCCTTGCCAGCCTGCTAAGAACAGTAAGCCTGGCTACTTCTGCTCTTTCAAATGATGGGCAGAAGCTGCACTAAGGAGGCCATGGAAGACtatttttggaaagaaactgTAACAGCAAACTGCCTGCTGTTTTATACAGCTTTTCAATTGTAGAGTTTCATTCTTCTGAAGTTGGGCTAATCTGTCCTTCAGACAGCTGCATTAAAAACCAGCCTTGGATCCGAAACCAGATTTTAGCTTCAATTAATAAGATTTGTCACAGCTTCAGAAATGCATGGCAGCCCTGCAGACTTACATACATAAAACTATACTGATTACTCTCCTAACcagaaataatgtaatttaaagATCACTTTCGTTTGCACTGAAAGATAAGGGCACATGCCATTAGATCAAAACCCCAATAACTGATCAATTCTGGCGTATCACAGACAGAAACTAGACGCTTGGAAACAAGAGCCTACCTGGGGCACTGACAGTAGATATTACTGTATGTGGCAGCATGAAACACCGTCCACAACGCAGGCTACAGCCCCGCTGGTGTGTCCAACACCAGATGACTAAGATGCCTCTAAACACTGAATTATATATAGTTCAGCAACACAATATAAGTGACCTTTTTGCACTGCAACGTTAGACATGAAAGCTTACAGTCATCTGTGCACGCCTGACGTGTGCCAGGGCAGCGAGAGGCATGTCGCAGCCCGCTTCCCAGCCACGGTGAGCAACCCAGGCTGTGCGCATCGCTGCCGCCGGCTCGCGAAGCAGCACGAGCCCGGCACAGGGGAGCAGCAGATGGGAGAAGGGCCTTACAGACGGCACTGCATGACCCGTACAtagcaaaacacaaaccacagcACTCCTGCGATGTACTTCTACAGTTACATCCTCTAAACCTCaaaacagaagagggaaaaaccACCTGTCTGCTTTATTCTGCCTCAAGGGCTAAAGTTTCATAATCTGACGCTAAAACGTGTACCCACCTATGTTATTTAACTGCCTTGCTCTGATATACATCCTCTTCTCTGGaactgcaaattattttaatttatattaaagcaaggctttttattacattttaatgaCTCTTTATCTCAATGACTGTATTGAAACCACATGATTcttccacagaatcacatatTTAACCTTTGCTATAAAATCTATTCACCGATTCATGAACTCAAAGCCCTCAGCAGTCAGATCCGGGGGTGGGCTGGATCTCATGCTTGGATTCTTGATTTCACAACTACTGCATCCCAAGTATTCAGATAAACCCTTGACAACCTCACTTCTGATAAAGAGCAAGAGCATACACCATTCTTCTCAGGATCATTATTAACATAAGGCTTAATTTTTCATCCCTGGCAGGTTCCTTGAATTCCAGAGGTTTAATGCCaatgggaagagaaagggagtTAAAATATATCCACATATACCGGGCAAGTCTCTTGCCACCTAAGGGCTGTACACAAAAGCAGGTTCTACAGCCAGAGCAAATCACATACATGAGAAGGCAATCAATAATTTTGAGTGATCTGGACAATATAAATCCAGTCCTGGGTACATGAAAAGTGCTCCTGGTTGTACAAGTCCAGCATCACATTTTCATGCATACATCCTTTTGGCGGGGACCCTTTCACACAAGGGTCCCACCAGAATGCATTTATGTCGTGTCTTACACAGCTTTATGTCCAGGGTTGAGGAAAAGTTGTCAGGAAAAACACAGGAGGTCATGGATAGTTCAGGGAGTGTCTCTGCCTGAGCACACATCAGGTGAATGAGGAAATGCCCACAGACACCACAACACCATCCGGGGTCCCACAGAGCACCCAGCAATTGGACATGTCAGGACTGGAGCAGGAATCTGTCTTTGCCAGCTGAGACATGTATGgcttttttgtgggtttttttaagttcctCTCCACAATGCCCTTGTGAGGATCTAGGTCAAAGCCAAGTTCCTGAGGGCTTTTCTGGCACTGAAGCAGCCATTTGGGTCTGTCCCTCTCGTATTTCATTCCTTTTGTCATGTGAATATTTTTGGATATATTTCACATTGCCCTGACTTGAACAACCCCTGCCTTTTTTATCTCCTTTGCAAATTAAAGGTCAGTTGTTTTAGTCAGGTCCATTTGAAGTccattgctttaattttaaatgaaagttcCTATTACCACAAACTATCCAGAATAACCATGGCAAAGATTTCACTATATCTGATCACACCTGTAATGATATTAATTAGGCAATACTAAGAATCtgaatttcatttcaaagaGCTGCACTGCAAGTGCAACTGTCTTAACCTGAACACCAGTCAAATGAAGTTGACAAGTCGGGAcatttcttggggaaaaaaatgccttgttttaatatttgtatttctctttgcaTCACAAATGGCTCTTACTGTTTAGCAGTGCCTAAGCAAAGAAAGGAACTTGGAACTAATAAAATATGTCTCCTACCAGCAGGCCATGAGTTCCATGTATGGCAACACACCTAGAGAAGCAGTGGTGGATAGACAGGTTATCAAGGTACGTTGGGTGTTCGTATCCTCCTCTCTCATCCACATCCTCAGCCAAGTGAAAATGCACAGGGTAACTGCCCAGGATTTGCTGCCCCATGTTTTTTAATTCCACTCCTGACATGTGAACAGAGCTAAAATTCCTCAGGATCTGTTGAGACAAACGTAGATGCAAGTAAGGCATTACAATATAAAcacatgcaaaaagaaaaacactttctttttttcctcttgttagGCAATCTGTTTGCAGAGCAGAACAGGGCCTGATCCCAGAAGGAGCTGTCAGCTCCCTGCTCCGACTCGCAGCAGCGCAGCACGTGCAGAGCAGCGTGCTGGCAGCTGCACACCTACGGGCACGGGGCTGCCAAGCACCAGCTGCTCAACACCTTGTGCGGTATTTAGCAATAGCTGTGTGTGCCACGGCTACGGGCAAGGTGCTCCTGCCAGCTACAGAAAGGGGTAGCAGTTACCACCAGGCTCTATTTCCTAGCAACTTTATCTCCGTCAAGTCATTTTAGGTGAAACCTGCACAGCTCCCCAGTTTCCACCAAGTAGTAGAGGAGTAATTTTACACAAAGCCCCTGCAACAGCAAAAATTTGCACAGCCACCAAGATCACATAGGACAACGAGAGGAGGCAAAGCACAGCCGGGTGAGACCCAGCACTTCTCTGAGTCATGAAGGGAGCAGGTTTGCTCTGCAGGAAACGCAATTTCTTCAGAATCCCCTCTAGCCCCGGGAAGGGTACATTTTTGCATATGCggtgaagaaaacagcacagccTCATGGCAAGGCTAGTTTTGCAAAACAGGCCAACAAATTTTCCCCTTCCTCATGGGCAAGTATATGTTTTTCCCCAGACGCAATGGTCATTTCATGTGTTATATTGCTTATTTATAAACCCAGAAAGGAACGATCTGAAACCACCTACAGGGATATGCACTAAAAATGACTTACTTTAATATGTCCTCCAAACGtgtcaaaggagaaaaactggCATTGATTTTGTCCATAACAGGAGTCTTCCATTTCTCCTTGAATAAGTATATTTCTAGTCAGAAGACCAACCTCTGCCCTCATATCGACGCCATCGATGACTTCTCCAATGTGAAGATAAAGTGGGCTGCCTGTGAAAATCAGAAACCATTTCATTTAGGGTGAGCAGAGCATCTTCGTTATCACATTGTTCTAAGCAAGCACGTGCCTTTCGTTTAAGCAATCACCAAGTCTAGGGACGTGCCCAGTTGTTAGGATTTGATCCCAGAGGAGATCAGCACTTCCCCTGACTTCTACAGGGGACTGCTGCCCCTGGTCAAACTTTAAAGTCCCAATATCGGGGCCTTCAGCTTTCATATGAAAAGTGCCCATGTGTTTATGGGACAAAAACTAGTTAAAAAGTCTAGTAAACATAAACATAGAACATTAAAGGCAAaacaatgtaaatatttacCACAAATGAGTAgcttgataaaaatatttcataccaTCAATTTTCACTTGATTACTTTTACATTCAGGGCAAGGAAGGAGGTTAAATTCTTCGGCCTGATGCATAGAATAATCTGTACTGGCAACAACGATCCGGTCACCAGGTAACCAACTTGTAACCTCATCTACCAAATGAAGAATTATTCCTTTGGACACTTCCACTTTAAATCCATTATGAGGCACCcctgaaaaatgaagcaatcaattatttttacagttgcGGATGACAGAATCATGCAATTAGCTGAAGTGCATaccaatttaatttttctctagATAACTCTGTGTGTGATAGAAGTGCTCTAGCCATTAAATATCTCAGTGTCATCTCTCTGTAGGCAGCTAAAACGTTACTTTGTGAGAGTACTGCTGTTAGTTTGGTCACCATCCATGCGAGCAAAAGACCATGGTATTATTATCATTGCACTGTTCGGATACACAGgagccagaaaaaaatcagagcaaagCAACAAAAGACGAGCAATTTTCAGGGAAGAGTAAACCTTTTATCCATCCACTGAAAGCAGTAACGGTAAAACGGGTGCCATCGTAGGTGAGGAAATCTCTTTGGGCTACGGCTAACCCTGTTGTTCCATTCCCATGATACTCCCGCTTATCTTCTGCCGTGGAAAGCTGATCCCCTCCGAGGATGCCCACCAGCGCCCAGGGCTGCCTGAAGGAGACAGAGAAGGAGCAAACTAGTGACACCCCAAGCCCTCCACCCCCCAAAGAGCTTGGGCAGGAGGCGAGGGTGCAGCGTGGCATGCCTCCCCTCCCTCTACCCCCCTCCCCCGGCCCGGGGTgcccgccgggcccggccgagccccccccccctccgaTCGCGCCCCTCCGTCGGGGCGAGCCGCTggcgggcgcggcggccccggcgcggAGCTGTCCATGGTGGCGCCGCGGGCCCGGCCCCcctccgccccctccccgccccgcgcctCACCTGTAGCCCAGGCGGGCGATGTACCTGCTGCCCAGGCGGtcccgcagcagcagccgcGTCTCCAGCGTGAGGCTGCGGGCGGCCGAGTCCCCCACGGCGGCCGCCACCACCCTGCCGGGGGCCTGGAGGGCCAGGAAGGCGCGCAGCCGCCGGCACTCGCCGGGCTGCAGGTGGGTGTCGAAGCGCCCCGCCGCCAGCACCCGCGCCGTGCCGCCGTCCAGGATGCGGAGGTTGAGCCCGCGGCTGCCCCACCGCTTCTCAGAGGAGTAGGGGCCGTGGCGGAGCCCGCCGGGGTGCAGGGTTTTGTCCAGGAGGGTCCAGGAGCGGGGCCGCCGGCCGTGCAGTTCCAGGACGCCACCGCGACCCACGCCCACGAACTTCTGCCCGAAGCCCTCCACGGCCACCCCCTCGGTGGCTCGCCCATACAGCGAGATGGTGGCTCGCGAGCCGTAGGGGCAGCGCTCCGAGCCGATGTGCAGCTCCCCGCCGTCGTGGATGAGGATGTACCGGGCCCGCAGGGTGATGGGCGGCCCGTGGGGGCGGTCGGCGAACACCAGCCTCCCTGGAGGGcgaggggagagagaggagcgTGGCTGGGGGCGCGCACCGCCGGGGCCGGGAGGTGCCACCCGCCGGCGGGCACAGCCGGGCCGCCGCCCCGCAGCGCCCGGGCTCCCGGAGCAGCCGGCGGCCCCGCTTACCTCCGTCGCGGATGACGAGGGAGTGGAAGGCGGCGGAGCTCTCGAGGCGCAGGGCCGCCCCCCGGCCCACCACGGCGGCGCGGCGGGTGTCGGAGCCGGGTCGCCACGGGGCGAGGTGCGGGGCGGCCTCCGGGCAGGGCCCTACAAGAGACGgacggcggcagcagcggcggcgggacACGGAGAAGCGGCGGAAGGGCGCGGAGGGGGCGCGGTACCGACCTGATGCGCTGCCGCCGCTCGCTGCTCCCCGACGCGTCCCCGCGGCgggcgccggggccgggacCGGCTCCGGCGTGAAGGGCAGGAGGACCCGCGGctccccggggctccccgcggTCGGCGCGTCCCGGGCGCCCCCGCAGCCGCTACCTGCTGCCCGCAGCCGCGGGGCTGCCCCCGCCCGCAACACGTGCGCCGCGCCGGCTCCTTCGCCGCCGCTTTGCAGGGAGCCGGCGCAAAGGCACATTGTGCTTTTGATGcggtttaggtttttttttttcccctcaacgTATCAAGACCGAAACCAGAAATCCCCCGCGCCCCGGCTCCACACAATCCCGGACACGGCGAGGCAACTACAACAGCAGTACGAACGGAAAGCCGGCGAGGAGAAAACCCCAGCGGCAGATCGACGAGAAGCACCGGCGGGTTTCAAACTTGGGCTGCAAAGCCCGCTTACCTACCCCGGCAGCGCCGAGCCGCGCACTTGGTACGCCGCCTCTCGGGAGCTCCCGGCCCGGGCTGCCCGGCACCCCCGCTGCAGGcggcagaggcaggcaggcgCCGGCAGCTCCCGCTCCTCCGCTCCGGCTGCCTCCCCTCCGCCTCCCTATTTATATCCATCTTCCAACCGCTGGCGCTGCCCGCACTGTTTACAGCAGCGGAGCTGCTGGCTCCTCCCAGCCGGGGACGATCCCTCCAGCCTGGACGTATATCTGCGACCGGCGCCCAGATGCCCGGCACCGGGGGGAGTCCCGCTGCCCGCACGCAAAGGTCTTCCCCGGCTCCGAGCCCCTGCGGACTGCGGACTCCCCGCCGGGCTCCCCGGGATCATGGGGAGTGGGGCGAGTCTCAGCCCGGGGTGGTCTGTGCAGACTCGCACAGCACCCGGCTGGGCTCAAAAGCCCCACACAAAGTGTGCGGCTGGGGGCCAGCTGCCTCCCCAACGAGGGCAGGGGGCTGAGGCACCCCAGCCCCCAGACCCTGATGCTACCACCGGGGCTTGGCATGCCTTGGTCCTGCTTGGGAGGCAGCTGACCCCTTCCCGCGGGCGTGTTTTGCCCTGTGCTGTTCCTGCATCTGGCAGATCTATGGAGAACGCTGTAACCCAGCAGCTGCAAAAGTTCCCCTGGCAGTGGGTGAGCAGAGGGGTATCTGCCACTTCACCTCCCATCACCTGACCAAATCAACCTGTAGTCAGAGCCTGTggtgaaagagaggaaaagcctTAGAAGGTGCTCTGAcaagacacagcctcaaggtGCTTTTAACCCCCATGGCCTGGGACTGCGTTCCTTGCTTTTGCAGGTTCCCGCCTGGACTCCAGTCTCAGTGGATGTGGCACTGCCTGCAAAGGACCACCACACACTCGTTTGTTTTCTGTGAACCAGAATATCACATATTTTATAGGCCCTAAAATATAGCATACCTGAGCTTCCTGGGGTCACACAAAAAAGGGAACTGTGCAGCCACTGCCTTCTCCCTCCCAGAGTCTACACCTAATCCCTCATCCCCGCTCCAGAGCCCAACATCCAGAGAGGACAAGCCAGAAGCAGGCAGGCAACAGTGCCAaccactgctgctgcccagggccaAAGTGGTggccccccccccaaagggcTGCAAAGCCACAGGTGCTGCCGATCTCAGAGACATTTGTGTGCCGTCATCTGGTCAAACTGCTCCAATCTGTCACCCCAGAAATTTATTCTGGTGCAGGATTTCTTCTGACAGAGGGCACAAAGAGGCTATAGTCATGTTAATAAGGAGCAAGTGCTGTCAGACAAAATATGGGAACAGACTGGAAGCAGGGGGGTGGGCGAGGGGCATGGCCATGCCCAACGCTCCAGACAACAGCTCTGGAACAGGAGCAACACTCAACTTGAGCTAAACAAAACCCATCCACTCTCTTACACCCTGTCCTGGGACCCAGAGTATTGCTGAATCTGAAGCATCCAGCCTAGAGAAACAAATCCAGATCACACTCCCTCATTTCAATGCTCCATAAATACAGGGAAACGTTAGAGCTGCCACCTTTGCTACTGGCTGTTCATCCATCATTCAGTGCTGCCACTTCTATTCCTGTCTCACATTGCTTTTgtcattttccttccaaaaaagcagcattagTCAGCGTTGTGCTTCTGTCTTATCTGAATATGACACATATGAATGCAGGTCATGGGAAAGCGGAGCTGTTATCAGAGGTATAGGAGGCTGGGCTCAAATGTTCTGGAGAAACATTTATCTACCAGTGGAAGTTTCAGGCAAGACAAGACAAATAGGAGTATTTTGCCTTAAAACACACTAACTAAATTCTCTGAATTCAGCAGTTCTAGAAGTGCAAACTTTGAGGTAGAAGAGGACTTGAACCTTTAATTTACACCTGTCAGGGCCCTAGAAATCTCATAgatctttgtttaaaatatctACTCTGTGCAAAGGATTTCATAGACTTGCAATCTAAATAAAAGGCAACAACGATTAATCCAACATCGCAATAGTGGAAATAGATGTAGCATAAGCTTTGGTTCACGCTAAGCTTTGTGTGGGCCTTACGAAACGATCAGCAAATCCAAAGTCACTCCGGTTTACATGGGACTTTTCCTGAACAAGAACCCAATATTTTTAAGGTGCGAGCACTGTTTAAATGCTTCAAAgctattttctctctgtagcCACAAAATCCACATAAATACAATGGTGTgattctttttctgaaacaacTACTTTCAGGTGCATGATTTCAGTGCCATTTCCCCACAACATTCAGTTTTCAGTGgcctgagaaagaaaatttcagagtAAATGGGCCTGGACATACCATCCTGTTTTTCTAAGGATTCCCatctcattttaagaaaaacaaagatgcGCCTATTGTTATCTGTAGCATGGTGCTCGGAAGATaaactcttttcctttcactcttTCCCAAATTTCATTTTTCGAGCTGGTTTCTGCTTCACAGCAGCACCGGTTTGAAGCTTACACTCCAGCGCTCGGTTACAGGACGCATCCTCAGGGCAAGAACATTCTCAAACATCCTCACGCCTGCAAGTAGGAAATCATGACTAACGTTCACTGCCTCAAACATACGGCTGGTGTAACTCTTCCTcgccaaaaaaagaaaagcaaccaaATCCTCTTTTGAGTGTTATTGTTGGTTATAAACTAAAATTTAGCGTTCTAACAAAGATGGGTCATTTTCTGTAATGGGCTACCAGGTATGAGGCAACCTCGACCCTCTTATGTCTCGGCGTGATGCAACAACTGTAACGCGTTGCCTACAAACACGACCGTAACAGGCAACAACAAATACCGGTGACTGGCGAGGTTTCATTTTAAGGCAACGGCAGGAAACAAAGCTGCTCTGAATGAGCCAGCGGTGGGTTCATCGGCTCCCAGAGCCCAAACCCCTCAGCCCAGCGCCAGATCTCGCACGCGGATGAACGCAGAGAGGACGGTGCCTCCTCTGTAAGCGATTTTTCCGGGCACGCTCCCTCGCTGGACgctttcctgtttccttc is part of the Nyctibius grandis isolate bNycGra1 chromosome 11, bNycGra1.pri, whole genome shotgun sequence genome and encodes:
- the LOC137668947 gene encoding inactive cell surface hyaluronidase CEMIP2-like, which encodes MCLCAGSLQSGGEGAGAAHVLRAGAAPRLRAAGSGCGGARDAPTAGSPGEPRVLLPFTPEPVPAPAPAAGTRRGAASGGSASGRYRAPSAPFRRFSVSRRRCCRRPSLVGPCPEAAPHLAPWRPGSDTRRAAVVGRGAALRLESSAAFHSLVIRDGGRLVFADRPHGPPITLRARYILIHDGGELHIGSERCPYGSRATISLYGRATEGVAVEGFGQKFVGVGRGGVLELHGRRPRSWTLLDKTLHPGGLRHGPYSSEKRWGSRGLNLRILDGGTARVLAAGRFDTHLQPGECRRLRAFLALQAPGRVVAAAVGDSAARSLTLETRLLLRDRLGSRYIARLGYRQPWALVGILGGDQLSTAEDKREYHGNGTTGLAVAQRDFLTYDGTRFTVTAFSGWIKGVPHNGFKVEVSKGIILHLVDEVTSWLPGDRIVVASTDYSMHQAEEFNLLPCPECKSNQVKIDGSPLYLHIGEVIDGVDMRAEVGLLTRNILIQGEMEDSCYGQNQCQFFSFDTFGGHIKILRNFSSVHMSGVELKNMGQQILGSYPVHFHLAEDVDERGGYEHPTYLDNLSIHHCFSRCVAIHGTHGLLVKDTIGYDTLGHCFFLEDGTEQRNTFYHNLGLLTRSGTILPSDRNEAMCLAIRSHVYGDYVPVPSTDCMAVSTFWIANPNNNLIQNAAAGAQDVGIWYIFHRVPTGQSEGQYPEGQAEHTPLGVFYNNRVHSNFKAGLFIGKGVKTTRASAEDPREYLTVDNARFRPHQDADPEKPRVPAVIDGLIAFKNNDHGAWARGGDIIFRNSGFSDNGIGLTLASDGTFPTDEGSSLEVTRSIFIGESSNFGSQGGQNSYWGKGANGEYRTLPRNKTFPIRGFQIYDGPVRMAKCTFKKFTPTVDRYTSAIGFFMKNSWQISPQNNVSQILMEKSVGLKVFFGKSGQWFGTNDNDGDKMSIFHDLDGSVTGYPDTFIGRADNYLLRHPGCLTVPRWNGMMCTGKFAQLYIQARRPENLTLSIARAAYHSHPLRLQGVNRGAPYQQYQPVVMLEQAYIIQWDGRAPEDIILYPINFNSGDWLQVALCYPRETIFQVVADICQRRTGTVHSVKHYLAAPSLASALNRTGERLFYFDRASGYLFVHLQAHEARKGHSYCSQQGCERIKIMAHMYPGDSWSM